In Candidatus Cloacimonadota bacterium, the following are encoded in one genomic region:
- a CDS encoding sigma-54-dependent Fis family transcriptional regulator has product AIERAMVIGKKSEISLADLPLNPDGQKKNSTHALTLADIEKEHIQKVFKEVDGNVTRAAGLLGIDRVTLYNKLKKYGIKR; this is encoded by the coding sequence ATGCTATAGAAAGGGCGATGGTTATCGGTAAAAAGTCTGAAATATCCCTGGCTGATCTTCCTCTAAATCCGGATGGTCAGAAGAAAAATAGCACTCATGCCTTAACATTAGCAGATATTGAAAAAGAGCACATTCAAAAGGTGTTTAAGGAAGTGGACGGAAATGTTACCCGGGCGGCAGGCTTATTAGGGATAGACCGAGTGACCCTTTATAATAAATTGAAAAAATATGGCATCAAACGTTAA